The DNA region agctcggggctctctcccgggacagcatgccaaacaagctttgataGATCAttggctaagtgtgaactcttgaaaatgtgttcaatgtgctgcccattgtgttggtaCTATACAatatgtgcagcacctgaaacaaCAGATAATGGAAACCTGTGTTGGCATTTATCCTGCAGTGTTGCCGAATAAAATCAGATTTAAAGGAGGTGTACTTGAGGAGAGAAAATCCCCAGAATGGAAATACATGCTGTTTTGCTACAGGACGGTGATTTTCAGTCACAATTTTAAGCTGTTGGGGGAGCTGCAGGAACacttttgagaaccactgctgcaGGACATCTGCGATCTGATCACTTGGAGATGATGGTAATCCAGTGTTTTTTAATGTCATTTCAGAATTTCAGGACATTCAACCAACGATACTCTATATATAAatcataaacagttgaagtcagaattattagcccccctgacttattagcccccttgtttttttttctccaatttctgtttaatggagagatttcttcaacacatttctaaacattttaatacctcatttctaataactgatttatttaatctttgctatgatgacagtaaataatatttgactagatatttttcaagacacttctatacagcttaaagtaacatttaaaggcttaactaggttagggtaattaggcaagttattgtataacaatagtttgttcagtagactattgaaataattttgaccttaaaatggctttaaaaatttttttaactgcttttattccagctgaaataaaacaaataagtctctccagaagaaaaaaatatcatccgacatactgtaaaaatttcatttaggaaataaaaaaaagtttttaacatctaaatatcaataaaagtgtaTGAGAACataagtcttgagccaaaaattCCAATGCCAGCTCTCGCTTGTACCTGAAGAATAGAGTCAATAGTGGGTAGGCAAAGTCCAAATACTCCGTTATTAATAAACACTCTTTCTGAACTCCAAGAAATGCTATGATGGAGTTCTGAGATTTCTTCCATTTACATATGTGTGAATGCTTTAGTTTTCAGGCAACATGGAGTTTCCCAGGGTTCTATCATAGGTCCTGCTCTCTTTATCTTTCCCCCTTTTTTTACTCTTAAAGCAATGACATGCTTATTTACTTGTCTTTATTAGAAAACATGGGATTCAATGGGAACTATCTGCAGTTTTTATcactcaaaatgtattttttatcttaaaatctTGCTACTTTTGTTTAACAACTTAGCTTATCCTTACGTCTGATTTAATTTACCTCTACAGTTCAGCAAGATTAAAATCGAAAGGCAAATTTCTCAAATCCCAAAAGACCAAGGAAAGGACTTACCTCCTGGAACAGCTTACCAGGTCACATTACAATGGCttccatttttatataaaattaaaccctttttttttctttagggttttgcttttgtttattcTGTTGTCTACTTGATTATTGTGTATGCTTTTGTTAGCCTTGTTCTGTGCTTAAATAAACTGAACTTGAACTTTACTATTGTGTTCCCATGTCCAATAGATGTTTCACAGATCTTACAGATTTTTCTTTCCCATCTGCTTACATTCACAAATACAaccttattttaatgtgtttttgtgcatgttagATGTAACTTTGCTTGTATTTGACAGTCAATAAGAAAGTGAACTTGCATGGTGAGAGATTTGTGTCTAAAACCTTTTACATAAGCTGtctttgtcattttttaaaaaaataaatccccCGTTTTGACATAATTTTAGACAATAAGCTGGAGAATCATTAAAACACTAGTtgtaaagtgacgttggtgaattagtaacgatttctgctgttctgaccgcCAGCTGCAGTTCCTCTTACATAATGTTTTTGacactctccatgtttgattttcttttttatacactatTATGTCGTCAGATtgttgtataaaagcaatatcacacgggtagcagtgtgatgtggctgtatatcatcactggtgggacactaaagcaCTGCTTCGAGCCAACGCATACCTCCCAGCAGtgctactcgtgtaatattgttcacatatatattaattagttcatttatatatatatatatatatatatatatatatatatatatatatatatatatatatatatatatatatataaattaactaattaatcacactttttttgcaattaattgcGATCAATCGcaattaaaagactgaaacttgtaattttggctattcaaatgtaaaatttatgtaaacggaagacaaaaactatttaaattaaaaatatagttgtttattagaatttttgtttaatctGTAACACAGATttgttcatgtaaacaacatacccacataACCCAACATAACCATAAAGATCCTGGCTAGAcatccatatttattacagaaataaaaacaggcatgttaatgccatttgaatttcaaaacaatcaatgccaataaagaaaacattaattTCCATGTAAAAAGCATCATGCGGTACATCAAAGACACGCAAAGTTACGCGTTGTGTCACACCAAAGACTAAGGCCCAATCCGAATTcccttagccctttcccttacccCTACCACTCGTTCTGCGCAtgcccgtgaaggggtagtggtgtcccaattcactttagcttgaaggcgtagggctaagggcataggagtatacaccccttcaaacgaagatttttcaggaccacactcgaaaccaaggggtaggaAAAATATCCCAGAATACACTCCAGCTGCACCCGAAAGtaaagagatccacaaattagtattttttgtcattattataaatttttacaacaaacaaacacgttttttaatatattcataaccgcgttcgagttttaccatcatgctctttcaaaaaaaaacgctaaaataaaaactgctaaatttcgttatctataatccctaataataactcctgtacagcagtcccacaacattctgacactcgatgacactgaggccgtactcacactaggtacagttgcctcgaaccggacAGAAGCACGCCTGCCCCCCTCCAGTCccccctgacggcccgcactcacatttaATCaagcctcggcacgcttacgtcatcgatgctgcactgttcagtgagcgctgtcgctcagcacagtggagatttctctagttatatcgtttcagttgtttgatatgcagtgacatccagtcaaatatttcgccaaacagtccttagggatgcgctGTGGCCAAGTGAACCacactcaggcacacctcttccaaccgggccagggcaagccaagtgaaccgtgcttgagcccgattcagcgcactcacacttctcaaacgatccgggacaaatgcacagtactgttacgatcttattgccacattagatcgttatgataacataatacatggcttcagtgatttcctgaagataaataccacaaaatataacacaactggaatcactacagtagTCTCCATAATCTGAACTCATaagaagcaagagatcgcgaggacatatgatgatgtgtgcaggtgatGTAGTGCTGTCCACATTtattaggggtaaattttgaagcccttccccttaaccctcggttgaaagggctaaggggaaagggtaggggtacaaaattgaattgggattgggcctaattcctacagggactttggtcacaGCAACTCTAAACACTTATACATTTGAGGGATACAGACAATTACATTTAGGCATTTGTTCTTGATGCTAGgaaacgtgcacacacacacacacacacaaacacacacagacatatacacacaaacacacgaacACTCAGGACAGCGCAGCCGAAGTCGACTCCCTTCAGATtaaacacgcatgatcacgttcatcaaatttgcttaaactaagcactCTTAAGTGTGGCTagatttcacaaggattctgacaaatccatgtgaagcagacgctttacaaaagttgcatttaacggggaaacacgtcaaattgaataaaactaaGAGTCTACCTTGTAAGCAGTGATTACTTTAAAGGACCACCAAGTTTTTCTTTCCCTTTCGCCATgtagtatcaaattccattaaaacaaaagttaaaaatgaaaccgGAAATAAGATGAAACTCTAATTTGATGATGCGTTGATTgcgaaatttaattaaaaaaaaaaaatttttattaatcgCATACGTGaacacactaattttgacagcactaatatatatatatatatatatatatatatatatatatatatatatatatagttgttttttttatattgccaTATGAAAAAGTACTATAGTATACTAAAATGTTTTTGatccatactatagtaaaatgtactatgttttatattttatagtgtTTTCAGCGCTTTGTAATAAGTGCTACGGCATAATGTAGTTTTAATTGTAGTGAACAGATAAAAACTGATGTAATGAATACAGtggtatattatattacagtaaactgtggtgaaTTGTGGCATAATAAACCCTATAGTTGAAGAAGACTTATTTTATTGGGTAATTcgtaccaaataaataaattatttgttattgttgCACAAGTATTTATTGTAGTGTGGTTTAAAAACGATATAATATTTATAGTAaactactatagtattttttcgtGTGAGTTAAAATGGACACGTTTTATAATTGGAAATTTTTTCATCATTTGAAACATAAAAAATTCATACACATAATCCTGGTTAAATAATAATGCAGAAGTATTAAATCTTAGTGCGGAAATTGAGAGTGGTATTCTTCATCTTCTGTTTGTAGACCTCATCGAACTGTTCATTTTGTGCCAAAGTAAAGTGATTTTTCCAGTCTCCAACTTTACCTTTTGGTACACAAGCAAAAAGGCGATCAAAGTAAATTAAAGGACAGAATTCAAAAATGATAGGTGAAATCAGTGGTGTATTAACCTTTCCGCATGAATGGCGAGATCTTGAAGTCCATTGTTGGGATAGTGGAGTAGTTGGTCATCTTGTTCTGTTTCATGGCATCAAACTGAAcgctatttattattttattcttctcTTCGTCTGAACGTGACAATTTTAAGAAAGTGCACAAACTTTCTACTTCGCCATTAATGTCCTGAGCAAGCCATTGAAAATACACATTAAACATTCATTTAGATTTGATGCTTCTTGAAGAGGTTGTTTTGTACTGAACTTACTTTCGCCATATCCTCGTACAACATGTAGTGTAAGTtaggatatgttttttttttctcccaccatcCACAGACATGGTCGAACCAAGAACCAAACACCACTATATGCAAAATAGAAACAATAAATCTGTGgtgaatattttgaataatgcacACAGTACAATATTTATTGGTTTTTCAAGCAGTTTACAAGACAATGTACATTTTTTGTTGATGTAGAGGTAATACCTTTATTATTTTTCATCTCCAAATTTAGTTGTTTAATGACTTTACATATCCAATAGATATTTTTAATTATGCTCATTGTATCTACTAGGATTtcattacattttcaaatattatgattattactatattactatatattattttCAAGTGTTATGCTACTTACCCTCTCCTTTCAAAAAATCTTCCAGGAAGGTGTTCCAGTCTCCTGGTTCAGGCTGTCCGTGGTTCATTCGGTCAGAATGAAAATAGGACACCACATTGTCTTTTGCATTCCGAGCTACATACACCACCTGGAAtgagtgaacaaaaaaaagacatatcCCAATTTCTTTATTACACAActgatatattattatatcatatgtcatgatcaccagcgatctaagaACGAAAGATCGCCTGTAAACACTCAtacaaactacaaatctgccattccatggactacatattcagtcatgcaacacacacgcacacatggcTGCATCAGAAACTGCACActtacatactatatagtatgctaaaatcagtatacgAGCCGAGTAGTaagtccgaattcatagaattccaaAATCAGTTTGCGAGAAGTACCCgcatgacttactacttccattGAGATCCTGgggtgtgcatcccatgcaccctgcgctatcccatgatgccccgtgagagaattc from Danio rerio strain Tuebingen ecotype United States chromosome 8, GRCz12tu, whole genome shotgun sequence includes:
- the sult1st7 gene encoding sulfotransferase family 1, cytosolic sulfotransferase 7, with the protein product MDLPDISSIKSPSRPEIFEFAGIPMISYFTKNWEKLKNFQARPDDILIATYPKAGTTWVSYILDLLYFGKVDPNGQSSLPIYMRVPFLESCFPGMPSGTELADNLPNSPRLIKTHLPVQLVPKSFWEQNSRVVYVARNAKDNVVSYFHSDRMNHGQPEPGDWNTFLEDFLKGEVVFGSWFDHVCGWWEKKKTYPNLHYMLYEDMAKDINGEVESLCTFLKLSRSDEEKNKIINSVQFDAMKQNKMTNYSTIPTMDFKISPFMRKGKVGDWKNHFTLAQNEQFDEVYKQKMKNTTLNFRTKI